CCGCCGGGACATTCGTCAGTGACTCCCGCCTCTCGCCGATGTGGGCGTCCGAACTCATTACTCGTTGCAACCAGTGCAAGGGGGATAAGCCCATTTCCAAAACGATTTGGGTTGTGAATGTGACATTACTCTATCCGTACGGCAGTAGTCCACCAATACCCTCGAAATCGGCCCGTAACGCGCTCGTTACAACTCTCGTGACCGTCACCCGTCCGCAGTAGTATCGAATCCCGTCCAATAGTTGGCCGATCGTACGCGTGGTCGCGGCGATCGGCGGGCGCAGTAGCGGTCGATTTCCCGACCGCGGTCGCGGTCTCGGCTGGCGATCCGCTGGACTCCACGCCCTTTTTGCGTCCACGGCCCGTACGAGACCGCATGCTCTTGGTACGCGGCCGCGCGGGGGGAACCGAACTCACCGGGACGCTGTACGAACGCGGTGAACGGGCCCCAACCTTTCGCGGCGCACCCGACGAAGACGCCGCGTACGTCTGGGTCTGTGACGAGTTCTACGAGGTCGACAGCGGTGGGACGACCCAGCTCGTCGACGGGCGGGAGGTCAACGTCGCGTTCGAATCCCCGATGCCGCGGGGGTTCGACACCCGCGATCAGGCGCTCGAACGGGCCAAAGAACACGTCCGGACGCAGTTCGCCCGGATCGGCGTCGATCCGGAAGCGGTCGAACTCGAGGTCGAGAAGGACGAGCCCGGCGATACCGACTGATACCGTCGGACGTCGACACAGGCTCCGAATCGCGCTCGGCAGTGCACGTCTCCCCTCCGTTCTCGATAGCGACTAGCGATACTCCGCGTCCCAGCGGTGATCGTCGTACGTCCGATCCCGGCTCGTATCGAACTGGATCTCGAGCGTGTCCCGGAGCGATCGCTTCTCCGCCCTCCCGATCCGGGCGAGTTCGTCCGCTTTCTCGACGATCGTCGGCGGTCCGTGGGCGATGGCCACGTCCTGGAGGAGTTGCATCGTCAGCCGCTCGCGGGTGTCCGGGTCGCGGGTGAACGCGTACGGGGCCTCGATCCGGTAGCACAGATCGTCGCGCGGGTCGTAGACGACGAAGAACGTCACCTCGTACCCCTCCGGGTCGAGTTCGCGGTCGACGCCGAGCGCGTCGCCGTCGATCGACAGGGGCCGATCGACGCCGCCGCGAGACCGGAACCAGTTCGTGTAGGTCAGACACGACGTGTCACGCTCCCAGCGTTGCCCCTCGACGTCGGGGACGTACTCGCCGCGCTCGAGGAGGCGGGTGAACAGGGCGGAGTCGTCGGCCCACGGAGCGCTAACGTCGGCGTCCCGCCTGGACTTCAGCGTCCGCGTGATGACTCGCGTCGCCGGGTTCTTGACGAAGCCGACCAGCGGTCGGCCCCGGTCGACGAACGTCTCGACCAGGCGGACGTAGTTCTCCAGGACTGTCTTCGGCTGCGGGTTCTCGAGCAGGAAGTCGGCGAGGTCGGGGTGCTGGTCGGCCCAGCGAAGCAATCCGCGCGGGTAGAGCGGCCCATCGAGCACGAGCAGGTCGTCGACGTCGTCGGCGTGGTCGCGGGCGTGGGTACTCTCGGCGAGGTACAGCGCCAACGCGTGGACGACGCCCTCGGCGAACCGCGGGAGCGGCGGGATCTTGACCGCTCGGCTCCGGCTGTAACCCTCGTCGAACTTCCCCCACGTCTCGTCGACCGTCATCGTCTCGTCGTTCGAATGGACCGTCATCACGGTGGTCCGCGATCGATGGAGGTCGAGGTCGCTCGGCGTCGCACTCATCGCGGCCTGTGCGATGTCGATGACGAGCCCGTTCTTGAACGTCGTCGGGTTGATCGTGCCCGCGTCGAGTCCGTGTTCGGTCGGGAACGGTCGATCGCGGAGGGCGACGTCCTCGCAGTCGACGAGTCGGCGGGAC
The nucleotide sequence above comes from Halosolutus halophilus. Encoded proteins:
- a CDS encoding DUF7113 family protein; its protein translation is MLLVRGRAGGTELTGTLYERGERAPTFRGAPDEDAAYVWVCDEFYEVDSGGTTQLVDGREVNVAFESPMPRGFDTRDQALERAKEHVRTQFARIGVDPEAVELEVEKDEPGDTD
- a CDS encoding DNA double-strand break repair nuclease NurA; amino-acid sequence: MTLDPVHFDGIARLARRIDHGADERDRRAFAETVWAEFLDPLAHEGRTIVEPVDEQSRRLVDCEDVALRDRPFPTEHGLDAGTINPTTFKNGLVIDIAQAAMSATPSDLDLHRSRTTVMTVHSNDETMTVDETWGKFDEGYSRSRAVKIPPLPRFAEGVVHALALYLAESTHARDHADDVDDLLVLDGPLYPRGLLRWADQHPDLADFLLENPQPKTVLENYVRLVETFVDRGRPLVGFVKNPATRVITRTLKSRRDADVSAPWADDSALFTRLLERGEYVPDVEGQRWERDTSCLTYTNWFRSRGGVDRPLSIDGDALGVDRELDPEGYEVTFFVVYDPRDDLCYRIEAPYAFTRDPDTRERLTMQLLQDVAIAHGPPTIVEKADELARIGRAEKRSLRDTLEIQFDTSRDRTYDDHRWDAEYR